A genomic segment from Diadema setosum chromosome 11, eeDiaSeto1, whole genome shotgun sequence encodes:
- the LOC140234896 gene encoding neuropeptide CCHamide-1 receptor-like: MNNDSGINETVNMYSPVLRYRSLYIGCLMAELIIGMLANMSLIWLVTTVRDLRTPPSVLLTNQAIGDLCFLSFSMIPQLVSILTPGFRQTSWLCHLNHFTYFTSFAVSALSLMAISIERYCAIVIPLKFRQVRSLKATSAVCCFIWLLASTFGVYAVSATESAALFCTYPFEQLSFHVYFLFQLVFLYVIPVLCMTVFYGICARHLLRKEIRTSSSDNARVRVAINLMVITLVFTLCWLPHYVFFSWFLFGFNNEIFSKRSMYIFKLIRVGLYYFASCINPIILYAMSSSFRRHFIRKITCFVMHREGQESSQLSGRTYTSLPQQSGVAHVCRQRKDSGQRETLGPADMQMDKIYTMAEREDEKMSCRKHMLEDGV, translated from the coding sequence ATGAATAACGACTCGGGAATCAATGAAACGGTGAATATGTATTCTCCTGTGTTACGTTATCGGTCTCTGTACATCGGGTGTCTGATGGCTGAGTTAATCATTGGAATGCTGGCTAACATGAGTCTCATATGGCTAGTAACAACCGTGCGAGATCTGCGTACTCCGCCCAGTGTTCTACTAACTAATCAGGCCATAGGTGACCTATGTTTTTTGAGTTTTTCCATGATTCCCCAACTCGTGTCCATCTTGACGCCGGGCTTTCGTCAGACATCTTGGTTGTGTCACCTAAACCATTTTACTTATTTCACTTCCTTTGCTGTATCCGCCCTGAGTCTTATGGCTATTAGCATCGAGCGTTACTGCGCCATAGTCATCCCTCTTAAATTTCGTCAAGTCCGGAGCTTGAAGGCGACATCGGCTGTATGCTGCTTCATTTGGCTTCTGGCAAGCACGTTTGGAGTGTATGCTGTCTCTGCCACTGAATCAGCTGCATTGTTTTGCACTTATCCTTTTGAGCAACTTTCATTCCACGTTTATTTCTTGTTTCAACTGGTATTCCTTTACGTTATCCCGGTGCTTTGCATGACCGTGTTTTATGGCATCTGCGCACGGCATCTTCTCCGGAAAGAGATTCGAACATCGAGTAGCGACAACGCCCGCGTACGAGTAGCGATCAATCTGATGGTTATCACCCTGGTCTTCACGCTGTGCTGGCTGCCTCACTACGTCTTCTTCTCCTGGTTTCTTTTCGGATTCAACAACGAAATCTTCAGCAAGCGTTCTATGTATATCTTCAAGCTGATTCGCGTTGGGTTGTATTACTTTGCTTCTTGCATCAATCCTATCATTCTATATGCTATGAGCTCATCATTCCGCCGACATTTTATTCGGAAAATAACATGTTTTGTCATGCACCGAGAAGGGCAGGAGAGCAGCCAACTGAGTGGACGGACCTACACCTCCTTACCGCAGCAGAGTGGCGTAGCCCACGTGTGTAGACAGAGGAAAGACAGCGGGCAGAGGGAGACCTTGGGACCAGCAGACATGCAAATGGACAAAATTTATACGATGGCtgaaagagaagatgaaaagATGTCTTGTCGGAAGCACATGCTTGAAGATGGTGTTTGA